In Felis catus isolate Fca126 chromosome A2, F.catus_Fca126_mat1.0, whole genome shotgun sequence, the following proteins share a genomic window:
- the HNRNPM gene encoding heterogeneous nuclear ribonucleoprotein M isoform X6 codes for MAAGVEAAAEVAATEPKMEEESGTPGVPSGNGAPGPKGEGERPTQNEKRKEKNIKRGGNRFEPYANPTKRYRAFITNIPFDVKWQSLKDLVKEKVGEVTYVELLMDAEGKSRGCAVVEFKMEESMKKAAEVLNKHSLSGRPLKVKEDPDGEHARRAMQKVMATTGGMGMGPGGPGMINIPPSILNNPNIPNEIIHALQAGRLGSTVFVANLDYKVGWKKLKEVFSMAGVVVRADILEDKDGKSRGIGTVTFEQSIEAVQAISMFNGQLLFDRPMHVKMDERALPKGDFFPPERPQQLPHGLGGIGMGLGPGGQPIDANHLNKGIGMGNIGPAGMGMEGIGFGINKMGGMEGPFGGGMENMGRFGSGMNMGRINGGGGGSVPGIERMGPGIDRIGGAGMERMGAGLGHGMDRVGSEIERMGLVMDRMGSVERMGSGIERMGPLGLDHMASSIERMGQTMERIGSGVERMGAGMGFGLERMAAPIDRVGQTIERMGSGVERMGPAIERMGLSMERMVPAGMGAGLERMGPVMDRMATGLERMGANNLERMGLERMGANSLERMGLERMGANSLERMGPAMGPALGAGIERMGLAMGGGGGASFDRAIEMERGNFGGSFAGSFGGAGGHAPGVARKACQIFVRNLPFDFTWKMLKDKFNECGHVLYADIKMENGKSKGCGVVKFESPEVAERACRMMNGMKLSGREIDVRIDRNA; via the exons CATATGCCAATCCAACTAAAAGATACAGAGCCTTCATTACAAACATACCTTTTGATGTGAAATGGCAGTCACTTAAAGACCTGGTTAAAGAAAAAG TTGGTGAGGTAACATACGTGGAGCTCTTAATGGACGCTGAAGGAAAGTCAAGG GGATGTGC CGTTGTTGAATTCAAGATGGAAGAAAGCATGAAAAAGGCTGCGGAAGTTCTAAACAAGCATAGTCTGAGTGGAAGACCACTGAAAGTCAAAGAA GATCCTGATGGTGAACATGCCAGGAGAGCAATGCAAAAGGTGATGGCTACGACTGGTGGGATGGGTATGGGACCAGGTGGCCCAGGAATGATTAATATCCCACCCAGTATCCTAAATAATCCTAACATCCCAAATGAGATTATCCATGCATTACAGGCTGGAAGACTTGGAAGCACAGTATTTGTAGCAAAT CTGGATTATAAAGTTGGCTGGAAGAAGCTGAAGGAAGTTTTTAGTATGGCTGGTGTGGTGGTCCGAGCAGACATTCTTGAGGATAAAGATGGAAAAAGTCGTGGAATAGGCACTGTTACTTTTGAACAGTCCATTGAAGCTGTGCAAGCTATAT CTATGTTTAATGGTCAACTGCTATTTGATAGACCAATGCATGTGAAAATG GATGAGAGGGCCTTACCAAAGGGAGATTTTTTCCCTCCTGAGCGTCCACAGCAACTTCCCC atGGGCTTGGTGGTATTGGCATGGGGTTGGGCCCAGGAGGACAGCCGATCGATGCCAATCACCTGAATAAAGGCATTGGCATGGGAAACATAGGACCCGCAG gaatggGAATGGAAGGCATAGGATTTGGCATAAATAAAATGGGAG GAATGGAGGGACCTTTTGGTGGCGGTATGGAAAACATGGGTCGATTTGGCTCTGGGATGAACATGGGCAGAATAAATG gtggaggtggaggcagTGTCCCTGGGATTGAGAGGATGGGCCCTGGCATTGACCGCATTGGGGGTGCCGGCATGGAGCGCATGGGCGCAGGCCTGGGCCATGGCATGGATCGCGTGGGCTCCGAAATTGAGCGCATGGGCCTGGTCATGGACCGCATGGGCTCAGTTGAGCGCATGGGCTCGGGCATCGAGCGTATGGGCCCACTGGGCCTCGACCACATGGCCTCCAGCATCGAGCGCATGGGCCAGACCATGGAGCGCATCGGCTCTGGAGTGGAGCGCATGGGTGCCGGCATGGGCTTTGGCCTCGAGCGCATGGCCGCGCCCATCGACCGCGTGGGCCAGACCATTGAGCGCATGGGCTCTGGTGTGGAGCGGATGGGCCCTGCCATCGAGCGCATGGGCCTCAGCATGGAGCGCATGGTGCCCGCAGGCATGGGGGCTGGCCTGGAGCGCATGGGCCCTGTGATGGATCGCATGGCCACCGGCCTGGAGCGCATGGGCGCCAACAACCTGGAGCGCATGGGCCTGGAGCGAATGGGCGCCAACAGTCTCGAGCGCATGGGCCTGGAGCGCATGGGCGCCAACAGCCTGGAGCGCATGGGTCCTGCCATGGGTCCGGCCCTAGGCGCTGGCATTGAGCGCATGGGCCTGGCCATGGGTGGCGGTGGCGGTGCCAGCTTTGACCGCGCCATCGAGATGGAGCGAGGCAACTTTGGAGGAAGCTTCGCAGGTTCCTTTGGCGGAGCTGGAGGCCATGCTCCTGGGGTGGCCAGGAAGGCCTGCCAGATATTTGTGAGAAAT cTCCCATTTGATTTTACATGGAAGATGCTAAAAGACAAATTCAACGAATGTG GCCACGTGCTGTATGCCGACATCAAGATGGAGAACGGGAAGTCCAAGGGGTGCGGTGTGGTTAAGTTTGAGTCGCCAGAGGTGGCTGAGAGAGCCTGCCGGATGATGAATGGGATGAAGCTGAGTGGCCGAGAGATTGATGTTCGAATTGATAGAAATGCTTAA
- the HNRNPM gene encoding heterogeneous nuclear ribonucleoprotein M isoform X11: protein MEESMKKAAEVLNKHSLSGRPLKVKEDPDGEHARRAMQKVMATTGGMGMGPGGPGMINIPPSILNNPNIPNEIIHALQAGRLGSTVFVANLDYKVGWKKLKEVFSMAGVVVRADILEDKDGKSRGIGTVTFEQSIEAVQAISMFNGQLLFDRPMHVKMDERALPKGDFFPPERPQQLPHGLGGIGMGLGPGGQPIDANHLNKGIGMGNIGPAGMGMEGIGFGINKMGGMEGPFGGGMENMGRFGSGMNMGRINEMERGLGGGFERDFARNKMGMFRSSGQPHGRGMEILSNALKRGEIIAKQGGGGGGGSVPGIERMGPGIDRIGGAGMERMGAGLGHGMDRVGSEIERMGLVMDRMGSVERMGSGIERMGPLGLDHMASSIERMGQTMERIGSGVERMGAGMGFGLERMAAPIDRVGQTIERMGSGVERMGPAIERMGLSMERMVPAGMGAGLERMGPVMDRMATGLERMGANNLERMGLERMGANSLERMGLERMGANSLERMGPAMGPALGAGIERMGLAMGGGGGASFDRAIEMERGNFGGSFAGSFGGAGGHAPGVARKACQIFVRNLPFDFTWKMLKDKFNECGHVLYADIKMENGKSKGCGVVKFESPEVAERACRMMNGMKLSGREIDVRIDRNA, encoded by the exons ATGGAAGAAAGCATGAAAAAGGCTGCGGAAGTTCTAAACAAGCATAGTCTGAGTGGAAGACCACTGAAAGTCAAAGAA GATCCTGATGGTGAACATGCCAGGAGAGCAATGCAAAAGGTGATGGCTACGACTGGTGGGATGGGTATGGGACCAGGTGGCCCAGGAATGATTAATATCCCACCCAGTATCCTAAATAATCCTAACATCCCAAATGAGATTATCCATGCATTACAGGCTGGAAGACTTGGAAGCACAGTATTTGTAGCAAAT CTGGATTATAAAGTTGGCTGGAAGAAGCTGAAGGAAGTTTTTAGTATGGCTGGTGTGGTGGTCCGAGCAGACATTCTTGAGGATAAAGATGGAAAAAGTCGTGGAATAGGCACTGTTACTTTTGAACAGTCCATTGAAGCTGTGCAAGCTATAT CTATGTTTAATGGTCAACTGCTATTTGATAGACCAATGCATGTGAAAATG GATGAGAGGGCCTTACCAAAGGGAGATTTTTTCCCTCCTGAGCGTCCACAGCAACTTCCCC atGGGCTTGGTGGTATTGGCATGGGGTTGGGCCCAGGAGGACAGCCGATCGATGCCAATCACCTGAATAAAGGCATTGGCATGGGAAACATAGGACCCGCAG gaatggGAATGGAAGGCATAGGATTTGGCATAAATAAAATGGGAG GAATGGAGGGACCTTTTGGTGGCGGTATGGAAAACATGGGTCGATTTGGCTCTGGGATGAACATGGGCAGAATAAATG AGATGGAGCGTGGCTTGGGTGGAGGATTTGAGAGAGACTTTGCCAGAAACAAGATGGGAATGTTTCGAAGCTCTGGACAGCCCCATGGCAGAGGCATGG AAATCCTAAGTAATGCACTGAAGAGAGGAGAGATCATTGCAAAGCAGGGAGGAG gtggaggtggaggcagTGTCCCTGGGATTGAGAGGATGGGCCCTGGCATTGACCGCATTGGGGGTGCCGGCATGGAGCGCATGGGCGCAGGCCTGGGCCATGGCATGGATCGCGTGGGCTCCGAAATTGAGCGCATGGGCCTGGTCATGGACCGCATGGGCTCAGTTGAGCGCATGGGCTCGGGCATCGAGCGTATGGGCCCACTGGGCCTCGACCACATGGCCTCCAGCATCGAGCGCATGGGCCAGACCATGGAGCGCATCGGCTCTGGAGTGGAGCGCATGGGTGCCGGCATGGGCTTTGGCCTCGAGCGCATGGCCGCGCCCATCGACCGCGTGGGCCAGACCATTGAGCGCATGGGCTCTGGTGTGGAGCGGATGGGCCCTGCCATCGAGCGCATGGGCCTCAGCATGGAGCGCATGGTGCCCGCAGGCATGGGGGCTGGCCTGGAGCGCATGGGCCCTGTGATGGATCGCATGGCCACCGGCCTGGAGCGCATGGGCGCCAACAACCTGGAGCGCATGGGCCTGGAGCGAATGGGCGCCAACAGTCTCGAGCGCATGGGCCTGGAGCGCATGGGCGCCAACAGCCTGGAGCGCATGGGTCCTGCCATGGGTCCGGCCCTAGGCGCTGGCATTGAGCGCATGGGCCTGGCCATGGGTGGCGGTGGCGGTGCCAGCTTTGACCGCGCCATCGAGATGGAGCGAGGCAACTTTGGAGGAAGCTTCGCAGGTTCCTTTGGCGGAGCTGGAGGCCATGCTCCTGGGGTGGCCAGGAAGGCCTGCCAGATATTTGTGAGAAAT cTCCCATTTGATTTTACATGGAAGATGCTAAAAGACAAATTCAACGAATGTG GCCACGTGCTGTATGCCGACATCAAGATGGAGAACGGGAAGTCCAAGGGGTGCGGTGTGGTTAAGTTTGAGTCGCCAGAGGTGGCTGAGAGAGCCTGCCGGATGATGAATGGGATGAAGCTGAGTGGCCGAGAGATTGATGTTCGAATTGATAGAAATGCTTAA
- the HNRNPM gene encoding heterogeneous nuclear ribonucleoprotein M isoform X5 has protein sequence MAAGVEAAAEVAATEPKMEEESGTPGVPSGNGAPGPKGEGERPTQNEKRKEKNIKRGGNRFEPYANPTKRYRAFITNIPFDVKWQSLKDLVKEKVGEVTYVELLMDAEGKSRGCAVVEFKMEESMKKAAEVLNKHSLSGRPLKVKEDPDGEHARRAMQKVMATTGGMGMGPGGPGMINIPPSILNNPNIPNEIIHALQAGRLGSTVFVANLDYKVGWKKLKEVFSMAGVVVRADILEDKDGKSRGIGTVTFEQSIEAVQAISMFNGQLLFDRPMHVKMDERALPKGDFFPPERPQQLPHGLGGIGMGLGPGGQPIDANHLNKGIGMGNIGPAGMEGPFGGGMENMGRFGSGMNMGRINEILSNALKRGEIIAKQGGGGGGGSVPGIERMGPGIDRIGGAGMERMGAGLGHGMDRVGSEIERMGLVMDRMGSVERMGSGIERMGPLGLDHMASSIERMGQTMERIGSGVERMGAGMGFGLERMAAPIDRVGQTIERMGSGVERMGPAIERMGLSMERMVPAGMGAGLERMGPVMDRMATGLERMGANNLERMGLERMGANSLERMGLERMGANSLERMGPAMGPALGAGIERMGLAMGGGGGASFDRAIEMERGNFGGSFAGSFGGAGGHAPGVARKACQIFVRNLPFDFTWKMLKDKFNECGHVLYADIKMENGKSKGCGVVKFESPEVAERACRMMNGMKLSGREIDVRIDRNA, from the exons CATATGCCAATCCAACTAAAAGATACAGAGCCTTCATTACAAACATACCTTTTGATGTGAAATGGCAGTCACTTAAAGACCTGGTTAAAGAAAAAG TTGGTGAGGTAACATACGTGGAGCTCTTAATGGACGCTGAAGGAAAGTCAAGG GGATGTGC CGTTGTTGAATTCAAGATGGAAGAAAGCATGAAAAAGGCTGCGGAAGTTCTAAACAAGCATAGTCTGAGTGGAAGACCACTGAAAGTCAAAGAA GATCCTGATGGTGAACATGCCAGGAGAGCAATGCAAAAGGTGATGGCTACGACTGGTGGGATGGGTATGGGACCAGGTGGCCCAGGAATGATTAATATCCCACCCAGTATCCTAAATAATCCTAACATCCCAAATGAGATTATCCATGCATTACAGGCTGGAAGACTTGGAAGCACAGTATTTGTAGCAAAT CTGGATTATAAAGTTGGCTGGAAGAAGCTGAAGGAAGTTTTTAGTATGGCTGGTGTGGTGGTCCGAGCAGACATTCTTGAGGATAAAGATGGAAAAAGTCGTGGAATAGGCACTGTTACTTTTGAACAGTCCATTGAAGCTGTGCAAGCTATAT CTATGTTTAATGGTCAACTGCTATTTGATAGACCAATGCATGTGAAAATG GATGAGAGGGCCTTACCAAAGGGAGATTTTTTCCCTCCTGAGCGTCCACAGCAACTTCCCC atGGGCTTGGTGGTATTGGCATGGGGTTGGGCCCAGGAGGACAGCCGATCGATGCCAATCACCTGAATAAAGGCATTGGCATGGGAAACATAGGACCCGCAG GAATGGAGGGACCTTTTGGTGGCGGTATGGAAAACATGGGTCGATTTGGCTCTGGGATGAACATGGGCAGAATAAATG AAATCCTAAGTAATGCACTGAAGAGAGGAGAGATCATTGCAAAGCAGGGAGGAG gtggaggtggaggcagTGTCCCTGGGATTGAGAGGATGGGCCCTGGCATTGACCGCATTGGGGGTGCCGGCATGGAGCGCATGGGCGCAGGCCTGGGCCATGGCATGGATCGCGTGGGCTCCGAAATTGAGCGCATGGGCCTGGTCATGGACCGCATGGGCTCAGTTGAGCGCATGGGCTCGGGCATCGAGCGTATGGGCCCACTGGGCCTCGACCACATGGCCTCCAGCATCGAGCGCATGGGCCAGACCATGGAGCGCATCGGCTCTGGAGTGGAGCGCATGGGTGCCGGCATGGGCTTTGGCCTCGAGCGCATGGCCGCGCCCATCGACCGCGTGGGCCAGACCATTGAGCGCATGGGCTCTGGTGTGGAGCGGATGGGCCCTGCCATCGAGCGCATGGGCCTCAGCATGGAGCGCATGGTGCCCGCAGGCATGGGGGCTGGCCTGGAGCGCATGGGCCCTGTGATGGATCGCATGGCCACCGGCCTGGAGCGCATGGGCGCCAACAACCTGGAGCGCATGGGCCTGGAGCGAATGGGCGCCAACAGTCTCGAGCGCATGGGCCTGGAGCGCATGGGCGCCAACAGCCTGGAGCGCATGGGTCCTGCCATGGGTCCGGCCCTAGGCGCTGGCATTGAGCGCATGGGCCTGGCCATGGGTGGCGGTGGCGGTGCCAGCTTTGACCGCGCCATCGAGATGGAGCGAGGCAACTTTGGAGGAAGCTTCGCAGGTTCCTTTGGCGGAGCTGGAGGCCATGCTCCTGGGGTGGCCAGGAAGGCCTGCCAGATATTTGTGAGAAAT cTCCCATTTGATTTTACATGGAAGATGCTAAAAGACAAATTCAACGAATGTG GCCACGTGCTGTATGCCGACATCAAGATGGAGAACGGGAAGTCCAAGGGGTGCGGTGTGGTTAAGTTTGAGTCGCCAGAGGTGGCTGAGAGAGCCTGCCGGATGATGAATGGGATGAAGCTGAGTGGCCGAGAGATTGATGTTCGAATTGATAGAAATGCTTAA
- the HNRNPM gene encoding heterogeneous nuclear ribonucleoprotein M isoform X4, producing MAAGVEAAAEVAATEPKMEEESGTPGVPSGNGAPGPKGEGERPTQNEKRKEKNIKRGGNRFEPYANPTKRYRAFITNIPFDVKWQSLKDLVKEKVGEVTYVELLMDAEGKSRGCAVVEFKMEESMKKAAEVLNKHSLSGRPLKVKEDPDGEHARRAMQKAGRLGSTVFVANLDYKVGWKKLKEVFSMAGVVVRADILEDKDGKSRGIGTVTFEQSIEAVQAISMFNGQLLFDRPMHVKMDERALPKGDFFPPERPQQLPHGLGGIGMGLGPGGQPIDANHLNKGIGMGNIGPAGMGMEGIGFGINKMGGMEGPFGGGMENMGRFGSGMNMGRINEMERGLGGGFERDFARNKMGMFRSSGQPHGRGMEILSNALKRGEIIAKQGGGGGGGSVPGIERMGPGIDRIGGAGMERMGAGLGHGMDRVGSEIERMGLVMDRMGSVERMGSGIERMGPLGLDHMASSIERMGQTMERIGSGVERMGAGMGFGLERMAAPIDRVGQTIERMGSGVERMGPAIERMGLSMERMVPAGMGAGLERMGPVMDRMATGLERMGANNLERMGLERMGANSLERMGLERMGANSLERMGPAMGPALGAGIERMGLAMGGGGGASFDRAIEMERGNFGGSFAGSFGGAGGHAPGVARKACQIFVRNLPFDFTWKMLKDKFNECGHVLYADIKMENGKSKGCGVVKFESPEVAERACRMMNGMKLSGREIDVRIDRNA from the exons CATATGCCAATCCAACTAAAAGATACAGAGCCTTCATTACAAACATACCTTTTGATGTGAAATGGCAGTCACTTAAAGACCTGGTTAAAGAAAAAG TTGGTGAGGTAACATACGTGGAGCTCTTAATGGACGCTGAAGGAAAGTCAAGG GGATGTGC CGTTGTTGAATTCAAGATGGAAGAAAGCATGAAAAAGGCTGCGGAAGTTCTAAACAAGCATAGTCTGAGTGGAAGACCACTGAAAGTCAAAGAA GATCCTGATGGTGAACATGCCAGGAGAGCAATGCAAAAG GCTGGAAGACTTGGAAGCACAGTATTTGTAGCAAAT CTGGATTATAAAGTTGGCTGGAAGAAGCTGAAGGAAGTTTTTAGTATGGCTGGTGTGGTGGTCCGAGCAGACATTCTTGAGGATAAAGATGGAAAAAGTCGTGGAATAGGCACTGTTACTTTTGAACAGTCCATTGAAGCTGTGCAAGCTATAT CTATGTTTAATGGTCAACTGCTATTTGATAGACCAATGCATGTGAAAATG GATGAGAGGGCCTTACCAAAGGGAGATTTTTTCCCTCCTGAGCGTCCACAGCAACTTCCCC atGGGCTTGGTGGTATTGGCATGGGGTTGGGCCCAGGAGGACAGCCGATCGATGCCAATCACCTGAATAAAGGCATTGGCATGGGAAACATAGGACCCGCAG gaatggGAATGGAAGGCATAGGATTTGGCATAAATAAAATGGGAG GAATGGAGGGACCTTTTGGTGGCGGTATGGAAAACATGGGTCGATTTGGCTCTGGGATGAACATGGGCAGAATAAATG AGATGGAGCGTGGCTTGGGTGGAGGATTTGAGAGAGACTTTGCCAGAAACAAGATGGGAATGTTTCGAAGCTCTGGACAGCCCCATGGCAGAGGCATGG AAATCCTAAGTAATGCACTGAAGAGAGGAGAGATCATTGCAAAGCAGGGAGGAG gtggaggtggaggcagTGTCCCTGGGATTGAGAGGATGGGCCCTGGCATTGACCGCATTGGGGGTGCCGGCATGGAGCGCATGGGCGCAGGCCTGGGCCATGGCATGGATCGCGTGGGCTCCGAAATTGAGCGCATGGGCCTGGTCATGGACCGCATGGGCTCAGTTGAGCGCATGGGCTCGGGCATCGAGCGTATGGGCCCACTGGGCCTCGACCACATGGCCTCCAGCATCGAGCGCATGGGCCAGACCATGGAGCGCATCGGCTCTGGAGTGGAGCGCATGGGTGCCGGCATGGGCTTTGGCCTCGAGCGCATGGCCGCGCCCATCGACCGCGTGGGCCAGACCATTGAGCGCATGGGCTCTGGTGTGGAGCGGATGGGCCCTGCCATCGAGCGCATGGGCCTCAGCATGGAGCGCATGGTGCCCGCAGGCATGGGGGCTGGCCTGGAGCGCATGGGCCCTGTGATGGATCGCATGGCCACCGGCCTGGAGCGCATGGGCGCCAACAACCTGGAGCGCATGGGCCTGGAGCGAATGGGCGCCAACAGTCTCGAGCGCATGGGCCTGGAGCGCATGGGCGCCAACAGCCTGGAGCGCATGGGTCCTGCCATGGGTCCGGCCCTAGGCGCTGGCATTGAGCGCATGGGCCTGGCCATGGGTGGCGGTGGCGGTGCCAGCTTTGACCGCGCCATCGAGATGGAGCGAGGCAACTTTGGAGGAAGCTTCGCAGGTTCCTTTGGCGGAGCTGGAGGCCATGCTCCTGGGGTGGCCAGGAAGGCCTGCCAGATATTTGTGAGAAAT cTCCCATTTGATTTTACATGGAAGATGCTAAAAGACAAATTCAACGAATGTG GCCACGTGCTGTATGCCGACATCAAGATGGAGAACGGGAAGTCCAAGGGGTGCGGTGTGGTTAAGTTTGAGTCGCCAGAGGTGGCTGAGAGAGCCTGCCGGATGATGAATGGGATGAAGCTGAGTGGCCGAGAGATTGATGTTCGAATTGATAGAAATGCTTAA
- the HNRNPM gene encoding heterogeneous nuclear ribonucleoprotein M isoform X8 — MAAGVEAAAEVAATEPKMEEESGTPGVPSGNGAPGPKGEGERPTQNEKRKEKNIKRGGNRFEPYANPTKRYRAFITNIPFDVKWQSLKDLVKEKVGEVTYVELLMDAEGKSRGCAVVEFKMEESMKKAAEVLNKHSLSGRPLKVKEDPDGEHARRAMQKVMATTGGMGMGPGGPGMINIPPSILNNPNIPNEIIHALQAGRLGSTVFVANLDYKVGWKKLKEVFSMAGVVVRADILEDKDGKSRGIGTVTFEQSIEAVQAISMFNGQLLFDRPMHVKMDERALPKGDFFPPERPQQLPHGLGGIGMGLGPGGQPIDANHLNKGIGMGNIGPAGMEGPFGGGMENMGRFGSGMNMGRINGGGGGSVPGIERMGPGIDRIGGAGMERMGAGLGHGMDRVGSEIERMGLVMDRMGSVERMGSGIERMGPLGLDHMASSIERMGQTMERIGSGVERMGAGMGFGLERMAAPIDRVGQTIERMGSGVERMGPAIERMGLSMERMVPAGMGAGLERMGPVMDRMATGLERMGANNLERMGLERMGANSLERMGLERMGANSLERMGPAMGPALGAGIERMGLAMGGGGGASFDRAIEMERGNFGGSFAGSFGGAGGHAPGVARKACQIFVRNLPFDFTWKMLKDKFNECGHVLYADIKMENGKSKGCGVVKFESPEVAERACRMMNGMKLSGREIDVRIDRNA; from the exons CATATGCCAATCCAACTAAAAGATACAGAGCCTTCATTACAAACATACCTTTTGATGTGAAATGGCAGTCACTTAAAGACCTGGTTAAAGAAAAAG TTGGTGAGGTAACATACGTGGAGCTCTTAATGGACGCTGAAGGAAAGTCAAGG GGATGTGC CGTTGTTGAATTCAAGATGGAAGAAAGCATGAAAAAGGCTGCGGAAGTTCTAAACAAGCATAGTCTGAGTGGAAGACCACTGAAAGTCAAAGAA GATCCTGATGGTGAACATGCCAGGAGAGCAATGCAAAAGGTGATGGCTACGACTGGTGGGATGGGTATGGGACCAGGTGGCCCAGGAATGATTAATATCCCACCCAGTATCCTAAATAATCCTAACATCCCAAATGAGATTATCCATGCATTACAGGCTGGAAGACTTGGAAGCACAGTATTTGTAGCAAAT CTGGATTATAAAGTTGGCTGGAAGAAGCTGAAGGAAGTTTTTAGTATGGCTGGTGTGGTGGTCCGAGCAGACATTCTTGAGGATAAAGATGGAAAAAGTCGTGGAATAGGCACTGTTACTTTTGAACAGTCCATTGAAGCTGTGCAAGCTATAT CTATGTTTAATGGTCAACTGCTATTTGATAGACCAATGCATGTGAAAATG GATGAGAGGGCCTTACCAAAGGGAGATTTTTTCCCTCCTGAGCGTCCACAGCAACTTCCCC atGGGCTTGGTGGTATTGGCATGGGGTTGGGCCCAGGAGGACAGCCGATCGATGCCAATCACCTGAATAAAGGCATTGGCATGGGAAACATAGGACCCGCAG GAATGGAGGGACCTTTTGGTGGCGGTATGGAAAACATGGGTCGATTTGGCTCTGGGATGAACATGGGCAGAATAAATG gtggaggtggaggcagTGTCCCTGGGATTGAGAGGATGGGCCCTGGCATTGACCGCATTGGGGGTGCCGGCATGGAGCGCATGGGCGCAGGCCTGGGCCATGGCATGGATCGCGTGGGCTCCGAAATTGAGCGCATGGGCCTGGTCATGGACCGCATGGGCTCAGTTGAGCGCATGGGCTCGGGCATCGAGCGTATGGGCCCACTGGGCCTCGACCACATGGCCTCCAGCATCGAGCGCATGGGCCAGACCATGGAGCGCATCGGCTCTGGAGTGGAGCGCATGGGTGCCGGCATGGGCTTTGGCCTCGAGCGCATGGCCGCGCCCATCGACCGCGTGGGCCAGACCATTGAGCGCATGGGCTCTGGTGTGGAGCGGATGGGCCCTGCCATCGAGCGCATGGGCCTCAGCATGGAGCGCATGGTGCCCGCAGGCATGGGGGCTGGCCTGGAGCGCATGGGCCCTGTGATGGATCGCATGGCCACCGGCCTGGAGCGCATGGGCGCCAACAACCTGGAGCGCATGGGCCTGGAGCGAATGGGCGCCAACAGTCTCGAGCGCATGGGCCTGGAGCGCATGGGCGCCAACAGCCTGGAGCGCATGGGTCCTGCCATGGGTCCGGCCCTAGGCGCTGGCATTGAGCGCATGGGCCTGGCCATGGGTGGCGGTGGCGGTGCCAGCTTTGACCGCGCCATCGAGATGGAGCGAGGCAACTTTGGAGGAAGCTTCGCAGGTTCCTTTGGCGGAGCTGGAGGCCATGCTCCTGGGGTGGCCAGGAAGGCCTGCCAGATATTTGTGAGAAAT cTCCCATTTGATTTTACATGGAAGATGCTAAAAGACAAATTCAACGAATGTG GCCACGTGCTGTATGCCGACATCAAGATGGAGAACGGGAAGTCCAAGGGGTGCGGTGTGGTTAAGTTTGAGTCGCCAGAGGTGGCTGAGAGAGCCTGCCGGATGATGAATGGGATGAAGCTGAGTGGCCGAGAGATTGATGTTCGAATTGATAGAAATGCTTAA